A region from the Pseudomonas sp. Teo4 genome encodes:
- a CDS encoding GTPase/DUF3482 domain-containing protein: protein MTEPLKLAVVGHTNVGKTSLLRTLTRDVGFGEVSHRPSTTRHVEGARLSVDGQPLLELYDTPGLEDAIALLDYLERLERPGERLDGPARLERFLQGSEARQRFEQEAKVLRQLLASNAGLYVIDAREPVLAKYRDELEVLAGCGKPLLPVLNFVASSQHREPEWREALARLGLHALVRFDSVAPPEDGERRLYESLALLLEDARPALQRLIDDQQAQRLARRQSGKRLIAELLLDCAACRRSVEAEPAAEAKAIEALRQEVRQREQRCVESLLKLYAFRREDAHAGELPLLDGRWGDDLFNPETLKLLGVRLGSGVAAGAAAGAGVDLLVGGLTLGAAALAGAIAGGALQTARNYGSRLMGKLKGQRELTVDDTVLRLLALRQQQLMVALDNRGHAAQDSIRLGELDEKAWREGKLPEALSKARAHPQWSTLNPGARVNQAERQEQLEALVSQI from the coding sequence ATGACTGAGCCACTGAAACTGGCCGTGGTCGGCCACACCAATGTGGGCAAGACCTCGCTGCTGCGCACCCTGACCCGTGACGTCGGCTTCGGCGAGGTCTCCCATCGTCCGAGCACCACCCGTCACGTTGAAGGCGCGCGCCTGTCCGTGGATGGCCAGCCGCTGCTGGAGCTTTACGATACCCCAGGTCTTGAAGATGCCATCGCCCTGCTCGATTACCTGGAACGTCTGGAGCGCCCCGGCGAGCGCCTGGACGGCCCAGCCCGCCTTGAACGTTTTCTTCAAGGCAGCGAGGCACGCCAGCGCTTCGAGCAGGAGGCCAAGGTGCTGCGTCAGTTACTGGCCAGCAATGCCGGCCTGTACGTGATCGACGCCCGCGAGCCGGTGCTGGCCAAGTATCGCGATGAACTGGAAGTGCTGGCAGGCTGCGGCAAGCCGTTATTGCCGGTGCTCAACTTCGTCGCCAGCAGCCAACACCGTGAGCCGGAATGGCGTGAAGCCTTGGCCCGTCTTGGCTTGCACGCACTGGTGCGGTTCGACAGCGTGGCGCCGCCGGAAGATGGCGAACGCCGCCTGTACGAGAGCCTGGCGCTGCTGCTGGAAGACGCCCGCCCCGCCCTGCAACGGCTGATTGACGACCAGCAAGCCCAGCGCCTGGCCCGTCGACAAAGCGGCAAGCGTCTGATCGCCGAACTGCTGCTCGATTGTGCTGCCTGCCGACGTAGCGTCGAAGCCGAGCCCGCCGCCGAAGCCAAGGCCATCGAGGCGCTGCGTCAGGAGGTACGCCAGCGCGAGCAGCGCTGCGTGGAGTCGCTGCTCAAGCTGTACGCCTTCCGCCGCGAGGACGCCCATGCCGGCGAACTGCCGCTGCTGGATGGCCGTTGGGGGGATGACCTGTTCAACCCGGAAACGCTGAAGCTTCTAGGTGTGCGCCTAGGCAGTGGCGTTGCCGCTGGTGCAGCGGCAGGTGCCGGCGTCGATTTGCTGGTGGGCGGGCTGACCCTGGGTGCAGCCGCACTGGCCGGTGCGATTGCAGGAGGTGCCTTGCAAACGGCACGCAACTACGGCTCACGGTTGATGGGCAAACTCAAAGGCCAGCGCGAGCTGACCGTGGATGACACGGTGCTGCGCCTGCTTGCCTTGCGCCAGCAACAATTGATGGTGGCGTTGGATAATCGCGGGCATGCCGCGCAGGACAGCATCCGCTTGGGTGAATTGGACGAAAAGGCCTGGCGTGAGGGCAAGCTGCCCGAGGCGTTGAGCAAAGCGCGGGCGCATCCGCAATGGTCGACGCTCAACCCTGGGGCACGGGTAAATCAGGCGGAGCGGCAGGAGCAGCTGGAGGCGCTGGTTTCACAGATCTGA
- a CDS encoding phosphonate degradation HD-domain oxygenase, with protein MPTRAQIIDSTFALYERHGSDDYIGEAITQLEHMSQAAQLAMAEGFDDEVVLAAFFHDIGHLCGGDASMGGFGVVSHERIGAEYLRRCGFGERMARLVQYHVEAKRYLTLRQPGYYERLSEASRQTLVYQGGVMSESEADAFERDPLFEVSLRMREWDEMAKEVAVPVIDLGALKQKALALL; from the coding sequence ATGCCCACGCGAGCCCAGATCATCGACAGTACGTTCGCTCTTTACGAACGCCATGGTAGCGACGACTACATCGGCGAAGCCATCACCCAGCTCGAGCACATGTCCCAGGCCGCGCAACTGGCCATGGCCGAAGGTTTCGACGATGAAGTGGTGCTGGCGGCGTTCTTTCACGACATCGGCCACCTGTGCGGTGGTGACGCCAGCATGGGCGGCTTCGGGGTGGTCAGCCATGAGCGCATCGGCGCCGAGTATTTGCGCCGCTGTGGCTTTGGCGAGCGCATGGCGCGGCTGGTGCAGTACCACGTGGAAGCCAAGCGTTACCTGACCTTGCGCCAGCCGGGGTACTACGAACGGCTGAGTGAGGCGAGCCGGCAGACCCTTGTGTATCAGGGTGGGGTGATGAGCGAGAGCGAGGCGGATGCGTTCGAGCGAGATCCGCTGTTCGAGGTCAGCCTGCGGATGCGTGAGTGGGATGAGATGGCCAAGGAGGTCGCGGTGCCGGTGATTGATCTGGGGGCCTTGAAGCAGAAAGCATTGGCACTGCTTTGA
- a CDS encoding putative 2-aminoethylphosphonate ABC transporter substrate-binding protein — protein sequence MHKHLALAAAVSAVFSLQASAAGTQLTVYTALEAEQLKSYKQAFEKANPDIEIKWVRDSTGIITAKLLAEKDRPQADAVWGLAASSLAILDQNGMLEAYAPKDLGKIAANYRDAANPPAWVGMDVWAATICFNTVEAEKQGLSKPVSWQDLTKPEYKGKIVMPNPASSGTGFLDVSAWLQTFGEPQGWAYMDALHQNIGQYVHSGSKPCKLAAAGEFPIGISFEYPAVQLKRQGAPLDIVLPKEGLGWEIEATAVIKGTPKADAAKRLADFSASPAAMELYKENFAVLAAPGIAKPQTELPADYEQRLIKNDFAWASKNRDEILSEWRKRYDGKSEKVAQQ from the coding sequence ATGCACAAGCACCTTGCACTTGCCGCTGCCGTATCCGCCGTGTTCAGCCTGCAGGCCTCGGCCGCTGGCACCCAGCTGACGGTCTACACCGCCCTGGAAGCCGAACAGCTGAAGAGCTACAAACAGGCTTTCGAGAAGGCCAACCCGGACATCGAGATCAAGTGGGTACGCGATTCCACCGGCATCATCACCGCCAAGTTGCTGGCCGAAAAAGACCGTCCGCAAGCCGACGCGGTATGGGGCCTGGCTGCGTCCAGCCTGGCCATTCTGGACCAGAACGGCATGCTGGAAGCCTATGCGCCGAAAGACCTGGGCAAGATCGCAGCGAACTACCGCGATGCGGCCAATCCCCCAGCCTGGGTGGGCATGGACGTGTGGGCCGCGACCATCTGCTTCAACACCGTCGAGGCCGAGAAGCAAGGTCTGAGCAAGCCAGTGAGCTGGCAGGACCTGACCAAGCCTGAGTACAAGGGCAAGATCGTCATGCCCAACCCGGCCTCATCCGGCACCGGTTTCCTCGATGTCAGCGCCTGGCTGCAGACCTTCGGCGAACCTCAGGGTTGGGCTTACATGGATGCGCTGCACCAGAACATCGGCCAGTACGTTCACTCCGGTTCCAAACCCTGCAAGCTGGCAGCCGCTGGCGAGTTCCCTATCGGTATCTCGTTCGAGTACCCGGCGGTGCAGCTCAAGCGGCAAGGGGCGCCGCTGGATATCGTGCTGCCGAAGGAAGGCCTGGGCTGGGAGATCGAGGCGACTGCGGTGATCAAGGGCACGCCGAAAGCCGATGCAGCCAAGCGCTTGGCCGACTTCTCGGCAAGCCCTGCGGCCATGGAGCTGTACAAGGAAAACTTCGCCGTGCTGGCGGCGCCGGGTATTGCCAAGCCGCAGACCGAATTGCCGGCGGACTACGAGCAGCGCCTGATCAAGAACGACTTTGCCTGGGCCTCGAAGAACCGTGACGAGATCCTGAGCGAATGGCGCAAGCGCTATGATGGTAAGTCGGAGAAGGTGGCACAGCAGTAA
- a CDS encoding putative 2-aminoethylphosphonate ABC transporter permease subunit, whose translation MAAPMSLPFIRAQAASRKGVALGDRLFVVGGKSLLLILLVLAVLMPLLAIFWRGFSGDAGQGGGLAAARELFASDNFHWLLGNSLSVAFTVAAIVVPLAYVFAYALQRTLIPAKGLWRGISLLPLLAPSMLPAIALVYLFGNQGLLRSLLSDNIYGFWGIVLGEAIYTFPHALMILLSALSLADARLFDAASSMGAGPWRAFHSITWPATRQAVFAAFCLVFTLTITDFGVPVVVGGDYQVLALEAYKAVVGQQQFGRGALIGMVLLVPALLSFGVDAWLRRRQGEAMSGRAQVFEPKVSRGRDACFLAIVLLVCAALLLVVGMAIYSSLVTFWPYNLSLSLKHYMFEDTAGGGWLAYRNSVTMAIGTAVIGSLVIFTGAYLMEKTQGQRLLNQSLRLLSFIPMAVPGLVLGLGYVFFFNLNGNPLHVFYGGMALLVVCTIAHYLTTAQMTAATALRQLDGEFEAAALSLKAPLYKHFLRVTVPICLPALLDIVRYLFVSAMTTVSAAIFLYSPDTILAAVAVLNMDDAGNVGGAAAMSTLILLTSAAASLLLAGASRGLLRRSQAWRQRAATV comes from the coding sequence ATGGCCGCGCCAATGTCCCTGCCGTTCATCCGGGCCCAGGCAGCGTCGCGCAAGGGTGTCGCCTTGGGTGACCGGTTGTTCGTCGTCGGTGGCAAAAGCCTGCTGCTGATCCTCCTGGTGCTGGCAGTGCTGATGCCCTTGCTGGCGATCTTCTGGCGCGGCTTCAGCGGCGACGCCGGCCAAGGCGGTGGCCTGGCGGCTGCCCGTGAGCTGTTCGCCAGCGACAACTTCCACTGGCTGCTGGGCAACAGCTTGTCGGTGGCCTTCACTGTGGCCGCCATCGTCGTGCCGTTGGCCTACGTGTTTGCCTACGCCCTGCAACGCACACTGATTCCAGCCAAAGGGCTGTGGCGCGGTATTTCCCTGCTGCCGCTGCTGGCGCCATCGATGCTGCCGGCCATCGCCCTGGTCTATCTGTTCGGCAACCAGGGCCTGCTGCGCAGTCTGCTGAGCGACAACATCTATGGCTTCTGGGGCATCGTGCTGGGTGAAGCCATCTACACCTTCCCGCATGCCCTGATGATTCTGCTGTCTGCCCTGTCGTTGGCCGATGCACGGCTGTTCGATGCCGCGTCCAGCATGGGCGCCGGGCCTTGGCGAGCGTTCCACAGCATCACCTGGCCGGCTACGCGTCAGGCGGTGTTCGCCGCGTTCTGCCTGGTGTTCACGTTGACCATCACCGACTTTGGCGTACCCGTTGTGGTAGGTGGGGACTATCAGGTGCTTGCCCTGGAGGCCTACAAGGCTGTGGTCGGTCAGCAGCAGTTTGGCCGTGGTGCCCTGATCGGCATGGTGCTGTTGGTGCCTGCGCTGCTCAGCTTTGGTGTCGATGCCTGGTTGCGTCGGCGTCAGGGCGAGGCCATGAGCGGGCGTGCCCAGGTGTTCGAACCCAAGGTTTCGCGAGGGCGTGATGCCTGCTTCCTGGCGATCGTGTTACTGGTGTGCGCGGCCTTGTTGCTGGTGGTCGGCATGGCGATCTACTCGTCGCTGGTCACGTTCTGGCCTTACAACCTGTCGCTGTCGCTCAAGCACTACATGTTCGAGGACACGGCCGGCGGCGGTTGGCTGGCCTATCGCAACAGCGTGACGATGGCCATCGGCACTGCGGTCATCGGCAGCCTGGTGATATTCACCGGCGCCTACCTGATGGAAAAGACCCAAGGCCAGCGCCTGTTGAACCAGTCCCTGCGTCTGCTGAGCTTCATTCCGATGGCGGTGCCGGGCTTGGTTCTGGGCCTGGGCTATGTCTTCTTCTTCAACCTCAACGGCAACCCGCTGCATGTGTTCTATGGCGGCATGGCCCTGTTGGTGGTGTGCACCATCGCCCACTACCTGACCACCGCGCAGATGACCGCAGCCACTGCCTTGCGTCAGCTTGATGGCGAGTTCGAGGCCGCTGCGCTGTCGCTCAAGGCGCCGTTGTACAAGCACTTCCTGCGGGTGACCGTGCCGATCTGCCTGCCAGCGCTGCTGGACATCGTCCGCTACCTGTTCGTCTCGGCGATGACCACCGTGTCGGCGGCCATCTTCCTGTACAGCCCCGACACCATCCTGGCTGCCGTCGCCGTGCTGAACATGGACGATGCCGGCAACGTCGGCGGTGCCGCGGCGATGTCGACCCTGATCCTGCTGACCAGTGCCGCAGCCTCGCTGCTGCTGGCCGGCGCTTCCCGCGGCCTGCTGCGCCGCTCCCAAGCCTGGCGCCAGCGCGCCGCGACCGTCTGA
- a CDS encoding putative 2-aminoethylphosphonate ABC transporter ATP-binding protein produces MNNATPGAQMKVRGIHKRFGAFTALNNVYLDIAAGELVCLLGPSGCGKTTLLRCIAGLERQDQGELYIGERDISLLPPQARDYGILFQSYALFPNLTVEANIAYGLTGSSRDESRRRVAEMLELVGLSGSEKKYPGQLSGGQQQRVALARALAPAPSLLLLDEPMSALDARVREHLCTELRQLQRQLGITTLMVTHNQDEAMLMADRIAVMNNGQVEQYATPQEIYDQPATPFVAEFVGQGNWLPFQRSSASHAQVGAMSMRLAPGAAPASSGRLFCRPEAIAVNPVVHEENLFPAKVNEITFLGNRCRLSFELKALPGHAMLAELSPEAMPRLGSQDIWVALPPQNLQVFA; encoded by the coding sequence ATGAACAACGCCACCCCGGGCGCACAGATGAAAGTGCGCGGTATCCACAAGCGTTTCGGTGCCTTTACGGCGCTCAACAATGTCTACCTGGACATCGCCGCTGGCGAACTTGTCTGCCTGTTGGGGCCTTCTGGCTGCGGCAAGACCACCCTGCTGCGTTGCATCGCGGGTCTTGAGCGTCAGGATCAAGGTGAGCTGTACATCGGCGAACGCGATATTTCCCTGCTGCCACCCCAGGCCCGTGATTACGGCATCCTGTTCCAGTCCTACGCACTGTTTCCCAACCTCACCGTCGAAGCCAACATCGCTTACGGCCTGACCGGCAGTAGCCGCGACGAAAGCCGCCGACGCGTGGCCGAGATGCTTGAACTGGTGGGGTTGTCCGGTAGCGAGAAGAAGTACCCGGGCCAACTTTCCGGCGGCCAGCAGCAACGTGTGGCCCTGGCCCGTGCCCTGGCGCCAGCACCCTCCTTGCTGCTGCTCGATGAGCCGATGTCGGCACTGGATGCGCGAGTTCGTGAGCACCTGTGCACCGAGCTTCGCCAGTTGCAGCGGCAACTGGGCATCACCACGCTGATGGTGACCCACAACCAGGACGAAGCCATGCTGATGGCCGACCGCATCGCCGTGATGAACAACGGCCAGGTCGAGCAATACGCCACGCCCCAGGAAATCTACGACCAGCCCGCCACACCATTCGTGGCCGAGTTCGTCGGGCAGGGCAACTGGTTGCCGTTCCAGCGCAGCAGTGCCAGCCATGCCCAGGTCGGCGCCATGAGCATGCGCCTGGCGCCAGGGGCGGCACCGGCCAGCAGCGGGCGGTTGTTCTGCCGCCCGGAGGCGATTGCGGTCAACCCGGTGGTGCACGAGGAAAATCTGTTCCCGGCCAAGGTCAATGAAATCACCTTCCTCGGTAATCGGTGCCGCCTGAGCTTCGAACTCAAGGCCCTACCAGGCCATGCCATGCTTGCCGAGCTGAGCCCGGAAGCCATGCCGCGTCTGGGTTCGCAGGACATCTGGGTGGCCCTGCCACCGCAGAACCTGCAGGTGTTCGCCTGA
- a CDS encoding LysR family transcriptional regulator yields MLSAELKAFYMVARLGSITQAAKKLGLSQPTVTTQIRNLESQYAVELFYRGGRRLVLSEEGVRLLPMVKALLQQEADIEFELRNSGQSQGSLRIAATAPYYILDLVKIFRERLPQVEVSVEIGNSQQVVEMLEDYRVDIAASSQLMEDARLVRRVLGSDPLVVAVHRNHSLAHRQTVSIEALAGQCLLMREKGSTTRQLTEHMMQTAGVKAGALLEIGSRESIREAVLRNIGISVIARHEVPHNPELRVLTLEDAPVMHEYLYCLKERRQARLPAAFLGVAQEVAGSQF; encoded by the coding sequence ATGCTGAGTGCCGAGCTCAAAGCCTTCTACATGGTGGCCCGCCTGGGCAGCATCACCCAGGCAGCCAAGAAGCTCGGGCTCAGCCAGCCCACCGTGACCACGCAGATCCGCAACCTGGAGAGCCAGTACGCGGTGGAGCTGTTCTACCGGGGTGGGCGTCGGTTGGTGTTGAGCGAGGAGGGCGTGCGGCTGTTGCCGATGGTCAAGGCCCTGCTTCAGCAAGAAGCCGATATTGAATTCGAGCTGCGTAACAGCGGCCAGTCCCAAGGCAGCCTGCGCATTGCAGCCACCGCGCCTTACTACATTCTCGATCTGGTGAAAATCTTCCGCGAACGCCTGCCCCAGGTCGAAGTGTCGGTTGAAATCGGCAATTCCCAGCAGGTGGTGGAGATGCTCGAAGACTACCGGGTGGATATCGCCGCCTCATCGCAACTGATGGAAGATGCCCGCCTGGTGCGTCGGGTGCTGGGCAGCGACCCGCTGGTGGTGGCGGTGCATCGCAACCATTCGCTGGCGCATCGGCAGACGGTGTCCATCGAAGCGTTGGCGGGGCAGTGCCTGTTGATGCGTGAAAAAGGTTCGACCACGCGTCAGCTGACGGAACACATGATGCAGACGGCGGGGGTGAAGGCCGGGGCGTTGCTGGAAATTGGCAGCCGCGAGTCGATTCGCGAGGCTGTGCTGCGCAATATCGGTATCAGCGTGATCGCCCGGCACGAGGTGCCGCACAACCCTGAACTGCGGGTGCTGACGCTGGAGGATGCGCCCGTGATGCATGAGTACCTGTACTGTCTGAAGGAGCGGCGCCAGGCGCGGTTGCCGGCGGCCTTTCTGGGGGTGGCGCAGGAAGTGGCGGGGTCGCAGTTCTGA
- a CDS encoding heavy metal translocating P-type ATPase, which translates to MNQPVSHEHKHDHAHGGESHCHDSHAHSCCGSHAAPALVQLTEKASDGAQFSRFRIEAMDCPTEQTLIQDKLGKLAGIEQLEFNLINRVLGVRHTLGATAAIERAIDSLGMKAEPLLDEVDAATPIVPNKTRWWPLALSGVAAIAAEIIHFSAVAPEWVVAALALAAILGCGLGTYKKGWIALKNRNLNINALMSIAVTGAVLIGQWPEAAMVMVLFTIAELIEARSLDRARNAISGLMQLTPDMATVQQADGQWREVEVRQVAIGSVARVRPGERIGLDGEVMSGQSSVDQAPITGESLPVEKTVGDKLFAGTINQAGALEYRVTAAAGHSTLARIIKAVEEAQGARAPTQRFVDSFSRIYTPVVFAIALVVAIIPPLFMAGAWFDWVYRALVLLVVACPCALVISTPVTIVSGLAAAARKGILIKGGVYLEGGRKLDVLALDKTGTITHGKPVQTDAQVLDPLFEGRAQALAASLAARSDHPVSGAIAQFAKAQGLPLNEVTGFAALAGRGVRGEIDGELYHLGNHRLVEELGLCSPELEAQLDALERQGKTVVLLLDRSGPLALFAVADTVKDSSRQAIAELHELGIKTLMLTGDNPHTAQAIAAQVGIDRAEGNLMPEDKLKAIEALYAQGHRVGMVGDGINDAPALARAEIGFAMAAAGTDTAIETADVALMDDDLRKIPAFVRLSRQSAAILMQNIVLALGIKAIFLAITFAGMATLWMAVFADMGVSLLVVFNGLRLLRK; encoded by the coding sequence ATGAACCAGCCTGTCAGTCACGAACACAAGCACGACCATGCCCATGGCGGCGAAAGCCACTGCCACGATTCCCACGCCCACAGCTGTTGCGGCTCCCACGCCGCGCCTGCTCTGGTGCAGCTGACTGAAAAGGCCAGTGACGGGGCGCAGTTCAGCCGTTTCCGTATCGAGGCCATGGACTGCCCGACCGAGCAGACGCTGATCCAGGACAAACTGGGCAAGCTGGCAGGTATCGAGCAATTGGAGTTCAACCTGATCAACCGCGTGCTCGGCGTGCGTCACACCTTGGGTGCTACCGCCGCCATCGAGCGCGCCATCGACAGCCTGGGCATGAAGGCCGAGCCGTTGTTGGACGAGGTGGATGCCGCCACGCCAATCGTGCCGAACAAAACCCGTTGGTGGCCGCTGGCCTTGTCGGGCGTGGCGGCCATTGCTGCGGAAATCATCCACTTCAGCGCCGTGGCGCCCGAGTGGGTGGTGGCCGCGTTGGCCTTGGCGGCGATCCTGGGCTGTGGCCTGGGGACCTACAAGAAGGGCTGGATTGCCCTGAAAAACCGTAACCTCAACATCAATGCCCTGATGAGTATTGCGGTGACCGGCGCGGTGCTGATCGGCCAGTGGCCGGAAGCGGCCATGGTCATGGTGCTGTTCACCATCGCCGAGTTGATCGAGGCTCGTTCATTGGACAGGGCGCGCAATGCCATCAGTGGCTTGATGCAGCTCACCCCTGACATGGCCACAGTCCAGCAGGCTGATGGCCAGTGGCGCGAAGTCGAGGTGCGGCAAGTGGCCATCGGCAGCGTGGCGAGGGTGCGCCCAGGTGAGCGTATCGGCCTGGACGGCGAAGTGATGAGTGGGCAATCGAGTGTCGATCAGGCGCCGATCACCGGCGAAAGCCTGCCCGTCGAGAAGACCGTCGGCGACAAGCTGTTCGCTGGCACCATCAACCAGGCGGGTGCGCTGGAGTACCGCGTGACCGCTGCGGCCGGGCATTCCACCCTGGCGCGCATCATCAAGGCCGTCGAGGAAGCTCAGGGCGCTCGGGCGCCGACCCAACGATTCGTCGACAGCTTCTCGCGCATCTACACGCCGGTGGTATTCGCCATCGCCCTGGTGGTCGCGATCATTCCGCCCCTGTTCATGGCTGGCGCCTGGTTCGACTGGGTCTACCGTGCCCTGGTCCTGTTGGTGGTGGCATGCCCTTGCGCGCTAGTGATCTCCACGCCGGTCACGATTGTCAGCGGCCTGGCCGCGGCGGCGCGCAAGGGTATTCTGATCAAGGGTGGGGTTTACCTGGAGGGCGGTCGCAAGCTTGATGTGCTGGCGCTGGACAAGACCGGCACCATCACCCACGGCAAGCCGGTGCAAACCGATGCACAGGTGCTCGACCCGCTGTTCGAGGGACGTGCCCAAGCGCTGGCGGCCAGCCTCGCCGCCCGCTCCGATCACCCGGTCTCGGGCGCCATCGCCCAGTTTGCCAAGGCCCAAGGGCTGCCGTTGAACGAAGTGACGGGATTCGCCGCCCTGGCCGGCCGTGGTGTGCGCGGCGAGATCGATGGGGAGCTTTATCACCTGGGCAATCACCGCCTGGTCGAGGAACTGGGCCTTTGTTCACCTGAGCTGGAAGCACAATTGGACGCTCTGGAGCGCCAGGGTAAAACCGTGGTCCTGCTGCTCGACCGCTCCGGCCCGCTGGCCCTGTTCGCGGTGGCCGACACGGTCAAGGACAGCAGTCGCCAGGCAATCGCCGAGCTGCACGAGCTGGGCATCAAGACGCTCATGCTCACCGGTGACAACCCCCACACCGCACAAGCCATTGCCGCCCAGGTGGGCATCGATCGCGCCGAAGGCAACCTGATGCCCGAGGACAAGCTCAAGGCCATCGAAGCGCTCTACGCCCAAGGTCATCGGGTTGGCATGGTCGGGGACGGTATCAACGACGCCCCGGCCCTGGCCCGCGCCGAGATCGGGTTCGCCATGGCCGCCGCTGGCACCGACACGGCCATCGAGACCGCCGATGTGGCACTGATGGACGATGACTTGCGCAAAATCCCGGCGTTCGTCAGGCTGTCGCGCCAAAGTGCGGCGATCCTGATGCAGAACATCGTTCTGGCCTTGGGTATCAAAGCGATATTCCTGGCGATCACCTTTGCCGGCATGGCGACGTTGTGGATGGCGGTGTTCGCCGACATGGGCGTCAGCCTGCTGGTGGTGTTCAACGGCTTGCGCCTGTTGCGCAAATAG
- the cadR gene encoding cadmium resistance transcriptional regulator CadR, with protein MKIGELAKATDCAVETIRYYEREQLLPEPARTDANYRLYTQAHVERLTFIRNCRTLDMTLDEIRSLLQLRDSPEGSCGSVNALIDEHIEHVQARIDGLVALQAQLVELRQRCNAQGDECAILQQLEVNGAVSVPETEHSHVGRSHGH; from the coding sequence ATGAAGATCGGTGAATTGGCCAAGGCCACCGACTGCGCCGTGGAGACCATCCGCTATTACGAACGGGAGCAGCTGCTGCCGGAGCCTGCACGCACGGACGCCAACTATCGGCTGTACACCCAAGCCCACGTGGAGCGGCTGACCTTCATCCGCAATTGCCGCACCCTGGACATGACGCTGGATGAAATACGCAGCCTGCTACAGCTGCGCGACAGCCCAGAAGGCTCGTGCGGCAGCGTCAATGCGCTGATCGACGAACATATCGAGCATGTGCAAGCGAGGATCGATGGGCTGGTGGCGCTGCAAGCGCAGTTGGTGGAACTGCGACAGCGTTGCAATGCGCAAGGGGACGAGTGCGCGATCTTGCAGCAACTGGAAGTGAACGGGGCGGTATCGGTGCCGGAAACTGAGCATTCGCACGTGGGGCGCAGTCACGGGCACTGA